One Cucurbita pepo subsp. pepo cultivar mu-cu-16 chromosome LG09, ASM280686v2, whole genome shotgun sequence DNA window includes the following coding sequences:
- the LOC111802740 gene encoding probable leucine-rich repeat receptor-like protein kinase At1g68400: MAAATLLSHFVVCLCLLPFTHLYASSNSDFDALMAFKAASDEGNKLTTWNSSSNPCAWNGVSCLRNRVSRLVLENLDLTGSLAPLTGLTQLRVLSLKRNRLSGSIPDFSNFTALKLVFLSYNQFSGDFPASLMSLVRLYRLDLSHNNFTGEIPASVNRLSHLLTLRLEENRFSGPVLELNLPNLQDFNVSANRLSGQIPKSLSTFPASCFGQNLGLCGSPLQSCNGIVTNPTEPGSEGAIASPITPPRNLTVSSSPTSLPGVTPGNTHHKGTGKIGSLALIAIILGDVLVLAVVSLLLYCYFWRNSSDKSRDSKGPKLLESEKIVYSSSPYPAQAGTERGRMVFFEGVKKFELEDLLRASAEMLGKGGFGTSYKAILDDGNVVAVKRLKDAQVGGKREFEQHMEVLGRLKHEHIVSLRAYYFAREEKLLVYDYMPNGNLFWLLHGNRGPGRTPLDWTTRLKIAAGAARGLTFIHNSSKFLRLVHGNVKSTNILLDQSGNARVSDFGLSLFTPPSTPRSNGYRAPECGEGRKLTQKSDVYSFGVLLLELLTGKCPSVMENGGPGGGGYGGVLDLPRWVQSVVREEWTAEVFDLELMRYKDIEEEMVGLLQIALTCTSASPDQRPKMIHVVKMIDELRGVEVSPFHDGSDSVTESPSVSEGTCGGGGGGGGASSQ, translated from the exons ATGGCGGCGGCTACATTACTGTCGCATTTCGTTGTTTGTCTCTGTTTGTTACCTTTTACACATCTTTATGCTTCTTCGAACTCGGATTTTGACGCTTTAATGGCGTTCAAAGCGGCGTCTGATGAAGGGAATAAGCTCACCACATGGAACTCTTCTTCGAATCCGTGCGCTTGGAATGGAGTCTCTTGCCTCAGAAACAGAGTCTCGAGGTTAGTTCTTGAGAATCTTGATCTTACAGGCTCTCTTGCACCTCTTACTGGTTTGACTCAGTTACGAGTGTTGAGCCTTAAGCGGAATCGTCTCTCCGGTTCCATTCCCGATTTCTCCAACTTCACCGCTCTTAAACTCGTGTTTCTCTCTTATAATCAATTTTCTGGCGATTTTCCGGCGTCTTTGATGTCTCTTGTCCGTCTCTACCGTCTTGATCTCTCTCACAATAACTTCACCGGAGAGATTCCGGCCTCTGTTAACCGTTTGTCTCATCTTCTTACTCTCCGCCTCGAAGAAAACCGGTTTTCTGGTCCTGTTTTGGAACTGAACCTGCCGAATCTTCAGGATTTCAACGTTTCAGCGAATCGTCTCTCAGGTCAAATCCCTAAATCGCTGTCGACGTTTCCGGCGTCTTGTTTCGGCCAGAACTTGGGTTTGTGTGGATCTCCTCTACAGAGCTGCAATGGCATTGTTACTAACCCGACGGAACCCGGATCCGAAGGAGCCATTGCGTCCCCCATAACACCGCCGCGGAATCTAACAGTTTCATCTTCTCCGACATCGCTTCCCGGAGTTACGCCGGGGAACACCCACCACAAAGGCACCGGGAAGATAGGTTCTCTGGCGCTAATCGCTATAATTCTCGGCGATGTATTGGTGTTGGCAGTAGTCTCGCTTCTTCTCTACTGCTATTTCTGGAGAAACTCCTCCGACAAATCCCGAGATAGTAAGGGGCCGAAGCTTCTTGAGAGCGAGAAGATCGTTTACTCGTCGAGTCCATATCCAGCTCAGGCCGGAACAGAGAGGGGACGGATGGTGTTCTTCGAGGGAGTCAAGAAGTTCGAGCTCGAAGATTTGCTTCGAGCCTCCGCGGAAATGCTCGGAAAAGGTGGGTTCGGAACTTCATACAAAGCGATTCTCGACGACGGCAATGTCGTGGCGGTGAAACGGCTGAAAGACGCGCAGGTCGGAGGTAAACGAGAGTTTGAGCAGCACATGGAGGTGCTCGGAAGGTTGAAACATGAACATATTGTAAGCTTGAGAGCTTACTATTTTGCGAGAGAGGAGAAGCTTTTGGTTTATGATTACATGCCCAATGGCAATCTGTTCTGGCTTCTTCATG GAAACAGAGGCCCTGGACGGACGCCGTTGGACTGGACGACGAGGTTAAAGATCGCCGCCGGAGCAGCCAGAGGTCTGACCTTCATTCACAACTCCAGTAAGTTTCTCAGGCTTGTTCATGGCAATGTGAAATCCACTAACATTCTTCTGGATCAATCGGGAAATGCTCGAGTTTCCGATTTTGGATTGTCACTTTTCACTCCCCCTTCCACTCCTCGATCCAACGGCTACCGAGCGCCGGAGTGCGGCGAAGGTCGGAAACTGACACAGAAATCCGACGTGTATTCATTTGGGGTTCTTCTTCTCGAGCTGTTAACTGGAAAGTGTCCTTCTGTGATGGAGAATGGTGGGCCAGGAGGCGGTGGATACGGCGGCGTGCTGGATTTGCCGCGGTGGGTTCAGTCAGTGGTGCGGGAGGAGTGGACGGCGGAGGTTTTTGATTTGGAGCTGATGAGATACAAAGACATCGAAGAGGAAATGGTGGGGCTTCTGCAGATTGCATTGACTTGTACTTCCGCTTCGCCGGATCAACGGCCGAAAATGATCCATGTGGTGAAGATGATCGATGAGCTTCGTGGGGTGGAGGTGTCGCCGTTCCATGACGGCTCCGACTCGGTGACGGAGTCGCCGTCGGTGTCGGAGGGGACttgcggcggcggcggcggcggaggaggagccAGTAGTCAGTAA
- the LOC111802307 gene encoding probable protein phosphatase 2C 15 — protein MASREGRRRHHHHNLVPLAALISKEVRNERLEKPTIRYGSAAQSRKGEDYFLMKTDCQRVPGNPSSTFSVFAIFDGHNGNAAAIFTREHLLSHVLGALPRGLGQEEWLQALPRALVAGFVKTDKEFQSRGETSGTTATFVIIDGWTVTVASVGDSRCVLDTQGGAVSALTIDHRLEDNVEERERVTASGGEIGRLSIVGGAEIGPLRCWPGGLCLSRSIGDRDVGEFIVPIPFVKQVKLSNAGGRLIIASDGIWDALSSDMAAKSCRGLPAELAARQVVKETLRTRGLKDDTTCIVVDIIPPDNSAQSSPPPKKQSVLKSLLFRKKSHSSNKLSKKLSAIGLVEELFEDGSAMLADRLGSVELSGSRHGTPSLFTCAICQVDLAPSEGISVHAGSIFSTSSKPWQGPFLCADCRNKKDAMEGKRPSGVRVA, from the exons ATGGCTTCCAGAGAAGGGAGGCGTcgccatcatcatcataatctGGTGCCTCTTGCTGCTTTGATCAGTAAAGAGGTGAGGAATGAGAGATTGGAGAAGCCGACTATAAGATATGGGAGTGCTGCGCAGTCTAGGAAGGGGGAGGATTATTTTCTTATGAAAACTGATTGTCAGCGAGTACCTGGGAACCCTTCATCCACTTTTTCTGTATTTGCT ATATTTGATGGACACAATGGAAATGCTGCTGCAATTTTCACCAGGGAACATTTGTTGAGCCATGTCTTAGGTGCGCTTCCTCGTGGCCTCGGGCAGGAGGAGTGGCTTCAAGCTCTACCTCGAGCTTTGGTTGCTGGATTTGTGAAGACAGACAAGGAGTTTCAAAGCCGAG GTGAAACTTCTGGAACTACAGCTACGTTTGTAATCATCGATGGATGGACAGTGACAGTAGCGTCGGTTGGAGACTCTCGATGTGTTTTAGATACTCAGGGTGGTGCTGTCTCTGCGTTAACGATCGATCATAGACTTGAAGATAATGTTGAAGA GCGAGAACGTGTGACTGCCAGCGGTGGCGAAATCGGAAGATTAAGCATTGTTGGTGGTGCTGAG ATCGGTCCGCTCCGGTGTTGGCCTGGAGGTTTATGCCTTTCTCGATCGATCGGAGACCGGGACGTTGGAGAGTTTATAGTTCCGATTCCATTTGTTAAACAAGTAAAG TTATCTAATGCTGGTGGGAGGCTTATAATTGCTTCGGATGGCATCTGGGACGCCCTATCATCGGATATGGCTGCAAAGTCCTGCCGTGGACTACCGGCCGAGCTCGCTGCTAGGCAAGTCGTGAAG GAAACGTTAAGAACAAGAGGGTTGAAAGATGATACAACCTGCATAGTTGTAGACATAATCCCTCCTGATAACTCAGCTCAgtcttctcctcctccaaaGAAACAAAGCGTTCTGAAATCTCTATTGTTCAGGAAAAAGTCTCACAGTTCTAATAAGTTATCGAAGAAACTATCAGCTATCGGTCTCGTGGAAGAACTATTTGAAGACGGCTCCGCCATGCTGGCCGACAG GCTTGGAAGTGTAGAGTTGAGCGGATCAAGACATGGCACACCCAGCCTATTCACTTGTGCTATATGTCAAGTGGATCTTGCACCCAGTGAGGGCATCTCTGTTCATGCTGGCTCCATCTTCTCCACCAGTTCAAAGCCATGGCAAGGCCCTTTCCTCTGCGCCGATTGTCGAAACAAGAAGGACGCCATGGAAGGAAAACGTCCGAGTGGGGTGCGAGTGGCGTAG
- the LOC111802015 gene encoding LEAF RUST 10 DISEASE-RESISTANCE LOCUS RECEPTOR-LIKE PROTEIN KINASE-like 1.1 isoform X1: MEFHMGLFCSFILSFVLSHLVAHPLARNDTSFVRPDCPPFDCGNFGFLGFPFNNETLTDCGLYTVRNCSGEPKIQLKRERDVWFDVVSISQANVIHINDTELQKQINSRNCSILDDLSLPTSPSFSLSTNNNITLSNCTDNPGGDFPLFISKFSCPGIYSILNSDTPPNCSTSNSRFLVPVLPVGPNNSVLEFTADFQLRVTVSSICYDCFREGGQCSITNEKFVCKDGKREASKDKSRMSLWIGLGVGVLGVNLLMLLFALWYCKKRRAAPTMLTRNISCEPYSKFDLEDGGVCFEVPVFSYGELEMATNKFDRDKELGDGGFGTVYHGKLLDGREVAVKRLYQHNYRRVEQFMNEVKILTRLRHKNLVSLYGCTSKRSRELLLVYEFVANGTVADHLHGEQASFSLLTWPIRMTIAIETASALVYLHASDIIHRDVKTTNILLDSNFSVKVADFGLSRLFPNDVSHVSTAPQGTPGYVDPEYYQCYQLTTKSDVYSFGVVLIELISSMPAVDITRHRHEINLSNLAVDKILRQEIDELIDPCLGYQSDEKVRRMILAVAWLAFLCLQQDKERRPTMEEALETLKRIESGEENENLQDNSALSKSYDPAPSPEYDEVELLKNKRQQLLSPTSVADKWISSTSFVSASTSLSSIS, from the exons ATGGAATTTCATATGGGGTTGTtctgttctttcattttgtcCTTTGTTCTTTCTCATCTAGTAGCACATCCTTTGGCTCGGAATGATACTAGTTTCGTTCGTCCAGATTGCCCGCCCTTCGATTGTGGAAATTTTGGCTTCTTAGGATTCCCTTTTAACAACGAAACGCTTACTGATTGCGGATTATACACAGTTAGAAACTGCTCAGGAGAGCCAAAAATCCAGCTGAAACGTGAACGAGATGTATGGTTCGATGTTGTTAGCATATCTCAGGCTAATGTCATCCATATCAATGACACAGAACTTCAAAAGCAAATAAACTCTCGCAATTGTTCAATTCTGGACGATCTGTCTCTTCCGACGtctccttcattttctttatccaCAAACAATAATATTACCTTATCCAATTGCACAGATAATCCTGGAGGTGATTTTCCTCTTTTCATCAGTAAATTTAGCTGCCCTGGTATTTATTCAATCCTCAACTCTGATACTCCTCCAAACTGTTCCACTTCCAATTCTAGATTTTTAGTTCCAGTTCTCCCGGTTGGTCCCAATAATTCTGTTCTTGAGTTTACTGCTGATTTCCAACTGCGAGTGACCGTATCTAGTATATGTTATGACTGTTTCCGTGAAGGAGGCCAATGCTCGATTACCAATGAAAAATTTGTGTGTAAGGATGGAAAACGAGAAGCAAGCAAAg ATAAAAGTAGAATGAGCTTGTGGATAGGACTAG GTGTTGGAGTCCTAGGTGTAAATCTGCTTATGCTATTATTTGCTCTTTGGTACTGCAAAAAAAGGCGTGCTGCTCCAACAATGCTAACAAGGAATATATCTTGTGAACCCTACTCAAAATTCGACCTGGAAGATGGTGGCGTGTGCTTTGAAGTTCCTGTTTTCTCATATGGCGAACTCGAAATGGCCACTAACAAATTTGATCGTGATAAAGAACTTGGAGATGGTGGTTTTGGAACCGTATACCATG GGAAACTCCTTGATGGCCGGGAAGTTGCCGTGAAGCGCTTATATCAACATAACTATAGACGAGTAGAGCAATTCATGAATGAGGTTAAAATTCTCACCCGCCTTCGCCATAAAAATCTGGTCTCCCTTTATGGATGCACTTCAAAACGCAGTCGTGAACTTCTTCTTGTTTATGAATTTGTCGCAAATGGTACTGTTGCTGATCATCTTCATGGCGAACAAGCAAGTTTTAGCTTGCTCACATGGCCTATTCGGATGACCATTGCTATTGAAACAGCAAGTGCTCTAGTTTATCTCCACGCTTCTGATATCATTCATCGTGATGTGAAGACTACTAACATTCTCTTGGACAGTAATTTTTCCGTCAAAGTCGCTGATTTTGGTCTCTCTAGACTATTCCCAAACGACGTTAGTCATGTCTCGACTGCTCCTCAAGGCACCCCTGGTTACGTTGATCCTGAGTATTATCAGTGTTATCAGCTTACAACCAAGAGCGATGTTTATAGTTTTGGTGTCGTCTTAATCGAGCTTATATCGTCAATGCCAGCTGTTGATATAACAAGGCATCGGCACGAGATTAATTTGTCTAACTTAGCCGTGGACAAAATTTTAAGACAGGAAATTGATGAGCTGATTGATCCATGCCTCGGGTATCAATCAGACGAAAAGGTTCGACGCATGATATTGGCAGTGGCTTGGCTAGCTTTTCTATGTCTGCAGCAAGACAAGGAAAGGAGACCAACAATGGAAGAAGCGCTGGAAACTTTAAAGAGGATTGAGAGTGGGGAAGAAAACGAGAATTTGCAGGATAATAGTGCACTGTCGAAGAGCTATGATCCAGCTCCTTCTCCAGAGTATGATGAAGTTGAATTGTTGAAGAATAAGAGGCAGCAGCTGTTGTCCCCTACTTCTGTTGCTGATAAATGGATCAGCTCAACCTCATTTGTTAGTGCTTCTACTTCTCTATCATCTATTTCCTAA
- the LOC111802015 gene encoding LEAF RUST 10 DISEASE-RESISTANCE LOCUS RECEPTOR-LIKE PROTEIN KINASE-like 1.2 isoform X2, whose product MVLNISIFILISIFLPPATPSAAVDRRFEACRRPMSCDDGQTIQYPFHIEHRQQKFCGYPGFKLKCHQNGHPILHLSGRDLVVRSISYETHSLRLSDDAVLTASECRLLIGNLSLFNEPFHLADGQGEICSSDERRRAAERNGLVMKWTAGECSFCNKSGGFCGFDYSTHFFKCYCPDRPHALRCNPPSPPDKSRMSLWIGLGVGVLGVNLLMLLFALWYCKKRRAAPTMLTRNISCEPYSKFDLEDGGVCFEVPVFSYGELEMATNKFDRDKELGDGGFGTVYHGKLLDGREVAVKRLYQHNYRRVEQFMNEVKILTRLRHKNLVSLYGCTSKRSRELLLVYEFVANGTVADHLHGEQASFSLLTWPIRMTIAIETASALVYLHASDIIHRDVKTTNILLDSNFSVKVADFGLSRLFPNDVSHVSTAPQGTPGYVDPEYYQCYQLTTKSDVYSFGVVLIELISSMPAVDITRHRHEINLSNLAVDKILRQEIDELIDPCLGYQSDEKVRRMILAVAWLAFLCLQQDKERRPTMEEALETLKRIESGEENENLQDNSALSKSYDPAPSPEYDEVELLKNKRQQLLSPTSVADKWISSTSFVSASTSLSSIS is encoded by the exons ATGGTGTTAAATatctccattttcattttaatttccatCTTCCTCCCGCCGGCGACACCCTCCGCCGCCGTAGACCGCCGCTTCGAGGCCTGCCGTCGACCAATGTCCTGCGACGACGGCCAGACAATTCAGTACCCATTTCACATCGAACATCGCCAACAGAAATTCTGTGGATACCCAGGATTCAAGCTAAAATGCCACCAAAACGGCCACCCAATCCTCCATCTCTCCGGCAGGGATCTCGTCGTCCGGAGTATTTCATACGAAACTCACTCTCTCCGACTCTCCGACGACGCGGTTTTGACGGCCTCTGAGTGTCGTCTTTTGATTGGCAACCTCTCTCTGTTTAACGAACCATTCCATCTCGCCGATGGCCAGGGAGAGATTTGTAGCAGCGACGAAAGGCGGCGTGCGGCGGAGAGAAATGGGTTGGTGATGAAATGGACGGCGGGAGAGTGTAGCTTCTGCAACAAGAGTGGTGGGTTTTGTGGGTTTGATTATTCGACGCATTTTTTCAAGTGTTATTGTCCTGATCGGCCCCATGCTCTTCGCTGTAATCCGCCATCGCCGCCGG ATAAAAGTAGAATGAGCTTGTGGATAGGACTAG GTGTTGGAGTCCTAGGTGTAAATCTGCTTATGCTATTATTTGCTCTTTGGTACTGCAAAAAAAGGCGTGCTGCTCCAACAATGCTAACAAGGAATATATCTTGTGAACCCTACTCAAAATTCGACCTGGAAGATGGTGGCGTGTGCTTTGAAGTTCCTGTTTTCTCATATGGCGAACTCGAAATGGCCACTAACAAATTTGATCGTGATAAAGAACTTGGAGATGGTGGTTTTGGAACCGTATACCATG GGAAACTCCTTGATGGCCGGGAAGTTGCCGTGAAGCGCTTATATCAACATAACTATAGACGAGTAGAGCAATTCATGAATGAGGTTAAAATTCTCACCCGCCTTCGCCATAAAAATCTGGTCTCCCTTTATGGATGCACTTCAAAACGCAGTCGTGAACTTCTTCTTGTTTATGAATTTGTCGCAAATGGTACTGTTGCTGATCATCTTCATGGCGAACAAGCAAGTTTTAGCTTGCTCACATGGCCTATTCGGATGACCATTGCTATTGAAACAGCAAGTGCTCTAGTTTATCTCCACGCTTCTGATATCATTCATCGTGATGTGAAGACTACTAACATTCTCTTGGACAGTAATTTTTCCGTCAAAGTCGCTGATTTTGGTCTCTCTAGACTATTCCCAAACGACGTTAGTCATGTCTCGACTGCTCCTCAAGGCACCCCTGGTTACGTTGATCCTGAGTATTATCAGTGTTATCAGCTTACAACCAAGAGCGATGTTTATAGTTTTGGTGTCGTCTTAATCGAGCTTATATCGTCAATGCCAGCTGTTGATATAACAAGGCATCGGCACGAGATTAATTTGTCTAACTTAGCCGTGGACAAAATTTTAAGACAGGAAATTGATGAGCTGATTGATCCATGCCTCGGGTATCAATCAGACGAAAAGGTTCGACGCATGATATTGGCAGTGGCTTGGCTAGCTTTTCTATGTCTGCAGCAAGACAAGGAAAGGAGACCAACAATGGAAGAAGCGCTGGAAACTTTAAAGAGGATTGAGAGTGGGGAAGAAAACGAGAATTTGCAGGATAATAGTGCACTGTCGAAGAGCTATGATCCAGCTCCTTCTCCAGAGTATGATGAAGTTGAATTGTTGAAGAATAAGAGGCAGCAGCTGTTGTCCCCTACTTCTGTTGCTGATAAATGGATCAGCTCAACCTCATTTGTTAGTGCTTCTACTTCTCTATCATCTATTTCCTAA